The following DNA comes from Malania oleifera isolate guangnan ecotype guangnan chromosome 12, ASM2987363v1, whole genome shotgun sequence.
GAGAGATACCTTATCAAGATCAACCTGATGTGACTCAGAAATGCATAAGGTTCGCACATGACAATCATGAAGGTCAGCGGTTGATAAAGATTGATTTTCTTTCAGCAATGCTTCCAAATGAGTGGCATgctgaagaaaaaaaaagtgagacAAAAAAATTGAGTAAGGCTTATTATGAAGCAGAAAATATACATACAGACAATAAATGAAGTCAAATTACAACTAACAGCAGCATTATAGGCCTGACAATTCAATATCTTGGACAAGTCAACTTGGCACCGAACAGAATGAACGATGTTAGCGAGGGAATTAATGTTATGTATCTCCTTCTCCAGTTCCTTCAGAGCATCTCCAGAATCCTCTGTGGAAACCAAATCAACCTTATTAAGAATTACAATATCCTGCAGCAAACAGCTGAGATTGTGAGCATACAAAGCATTCACACATCTAAGACCAAACCTGACAATGATGTAAGTAACATTACAGGAGGAAACAATGAGGGCATGGAGAAAAGCACAAGAAGTGCTGGAATTTTGGAATTGGGCCTTCGATGAAAGTGTAGATAAGAGTAAAGAACTACTGGAAGCATGATTCAGGACTTTGACAGAATTGAAAATACTTtcacaaaattaataaaaataaatcataaaTTAGCACAATAATTACCGCAAATGCTATTTGAAGAAAAGCTTCAGGAAATGAGGATGAATTTTGATGCCCATTCAGCTGAAATCGGAGGTTTTTGGCATCCACAACCTATTTCAGCATAAAACCACCAAGGatattaagaaataaaaatagcaaccacaaaaataaaacttaaaaaagTATAGGTTAATGCAAAAAGCAGCTATCATAAGCTCAAGTTCTTATAACAcaataaaggaaaaaataaataaaaataaaaataagagaacaCCTACTATTATTAACATGACAAAATGATTAATAAGATTTAGTTCAATTGTCATGAAACAATATTTTACCGTGATAATCGAATCAAGTTTAACAGTTGATTCCAGCTGATCATCCAACCAAAGAACAGAAGCAAGAGGTGCGGGGTTGGCCAACCCTGTGGTCTCTAGCAATATATGATCAAGTCTATTCCACGcgcaaaaaaacataaaaataaaaaaatcacaaatTACTACTTCCTGCTCAGAAATTTTGCAATTGTAAATACAATAAAACGTAACTAATcgcaacatacataataataataaaagcatTATCACCTTTCCTTCCTCTGTACAAGTTGCTCCAATGCTTGAACAAGACTATGCTTGACGGTGCAACAAATGCAACCATTTGCCAGCTCAACCCACTCTTCAACAAGTGCTCCGCCTTCTCCTTCGTTCAACATTGCCCTTTCCACCCCAATCTCTTCGCCAAATTCATTCAAGATTACAGCAATCCTCTTTCCGTGTTGCGAATTCAATATATGATTAACGAGCTGAGATTCATACTCCGAATGTAAGTGCAGAAAGTAAAACCCTAGCCAGCCTTCTGATAGGACTAGTTGTTCAATCTAATAATTAGATATGTATAAACAACAGGAGCTTTGATGCCCTAGGATTGAACTTACGGTGGACTTGCCGGCGCCGAGGTAACCGGTGATGACGGTGACACCAACGGAAGCTTCAACTTCTTCTCCGCGGTCCGAGGGCTCTGACGACAAACGGCGTTGCTCGATTCCTTTTATTTCAACGGCGAACGGTGGCATTTCATCGTCTTCCTCCATTTTCAGAGTTGCAGTTTTCTGATGAGCAAGAACAGCACCACTATTGTTCAAATTACAAAATAATGTTGCATACGGATTGGGTTAAGACTTTCGATTGAGCTTTAGGGCTTTAGAGATTTGGATGGGCTTGGTTTTGGAaagctattttattttattttttatttataatttattctAGATTCCCCGCCTTTGAGAGCATATTTTAaccaagaaataaattaattaagattCATTATACCCACTTATAAGATAaatacattatattatttatgaaaaaattaaTGCTTTTTAGTTTTAATTGTAAATAATTTGTACTTTGGCATCTatatctgtatgttatgatttttatttttatttttcagataattaccctaaaaaataaaataataaaaattattcttAAGACATTCAACACAGTGTGTCATTAGCAAGGAACttatt
Coding sequences within:
- the LOC131144926 gene encoding uncharacterized protein LOC131144926, encoding MEEDDEMPPFAVEIKGIEQRRLSSEPSDRGEEVEASVGVTVITGYLGAGKSTLVNHILNSQHGKRIAVILNEFGEEIGVERAMLNEGEGGALVEEWVELANGCICCTVKHSLVQALEQLVQRKERLDHILLETTGLANPAPLASVLWLDDQLESTVKLDSIITVVDAKNLRFQLNGHQNSSSFPEAFLQIAFADIVILNKVDLVSTEDSGDALKELEKEIHNINSLANIVHSVRCQVDLSKILNCQAYNAAHATHLEALLKENQSLSTADLHDCHVRTLCISESHQVDLDKVRMWLEEILWDKKHGMDVYRCKGVLHVQNSDQLHTLQGVREIYEIVPTRKWQKEENQMNKIVFIGQNLNEEILVDSLKACTLKTC